A genomic window from Thalassoroseus pseudoceratinae includes:
- a CDS encoding DUF4112 domain-containing protein gives MTTATELESQKPVRRVEPHEIQKDARTAPPLSDEQRMERLRKVTRTMDEAFSLPGTNFRVGWDSVIGLVPVVGDLATTVVSGWVIREARQMGISRWQAVRMLGNVGIDMVVGLVPGLGDVADAAFKANTKNMKILEKHVEKQQRKAAK, from the coding sequence ATGACAACCGCTACAGAGCTCGAAAGCCAAAAGCCAGTTCGCCGCGTGGAACCGCACGAGATTCAGAAAGACGCCCGCACCGCACCGCCGCTCTCAGACGAACAACGGATGGAGCGGTTGCGGAAAGTGACACGAACGATGGACGAAGCCTTCTCGCTGCCGGGCACGAACTTCCGTGTCGGTTGGGATTCCGTGATCGGCCTCGTTCCCGTCGTCGGCGACTTGGCAACCACGGTCGTCTCGGGATGGGTGATCCGGGAAGCTCGGCAAATGGGTATTTCCCGCTGGCAAGCCGTTCGGATGCTCGGCAACGTCGGCATCGACATGGTTGTCGGTCTTGTCCCCGGTCTGGGAGACGTGGCCGACGCCGCGTTCAAGGCCAATACGAAGAACATGAAGATTCTGGAAAAGCACGTCGAGAAGCAACAACGCAAAGCCGCGAAGTAG
- the carB gene encoding carbamoyl-phosphate synthase large subunit, protein MPRRDDIQKILIIGSGPIVIGQACEFDYSGTQACKSLREEGYEVVLVNSNPATIMTDPEVADRTYVEPITWQYVQKVIEKEKPDALLPTLGGQTGLNTAMDLARRGILQQLGVELIGAKEEVIAKAEERESFKEAMVKIGLDVPRSQIVRNLDEARQALREIGLPMIIRASYTLGGAGGGVAYNKEEFESKVRQGLKLSPAGEVLLEESILGWKEYEMEVMRDVADNVVIICAIENLDPMGVHTGDSITVAPAQTLTDKEYQRMRDATIACMREIGVETGGSNVQFAVNPKTGRMTIIEMNPRVSRSSALASKATGFPIAKIAAKLAVGYRLDEIRNDITRETLACFEPTIDYVVTKIPRWTFEKFPEADPTLTISMKSVGETMAIGRTFKESFQKALRGLEIGAFGLSGGKPDLWGGENQPAEDEIRRKLSVPQSDRIFFLRFAFKAGMTVETIQELTGIDPWFLHHIRELVELEDELRQFERLEDIDADLIRRAKRAGYSDKQLALWWNSTEMDVRRRRKKLGIAATFKLVDTCAAEFEAYTPYYYSTYEDEDETPGTERGPKGEPIPEHANHSSPHTRVMILGGGPNRIGQGIEFDYCCCQAAFALKELGIESVMVNSNPETVSTDYDTSDMLFFEPLTTEDVLNIYDRLEPDGVIVQFGGQTPLNLARGLEAAGVPIIGTSPDMIDAAEDRDRFQAILQKLDLRQPPNGTATNADAARAIADRIGYPVLVRPSYVLGGRAMEICYDQSQLVRYMREAVDASPEKPVLIDKFLEDAIEVDVDCIADGEIALVGGVMEHIEEAGVHSGDSACALPPHSLPDEVIDEIKQATYALAKELDVRGLMNLQFAVKIDIGEEDEPPADASGIWSAGTNYTVYILEVNPRASRTAPFVSKATNRSLARIAAKVMAGISLTDQGIIEEITPGHCSVKESVFPFNRFSGVDIILGPEMRSTGEVMGIHDSFPLAFAKSQVAAGSSLPMEGTVFISMAHRYKSRVVDAAKRLHALGYNLIGTSGTAQTIREAGVEIETVRKVQEGRPNILDKMANGEVQFIFNTPSGKGARTDEGQIRSAAVAYGVPCVTTLPGCLAVVQALEALAANPIPQVKSLQEWAGNTD, encoded by the coding sequence GTGCCTCGACGCGACGACATCCAAAAAATTCTGATCATCGGTTCTGGCCCTATTGTGATTGGCCAAGCCTGCGAATTCGACTACTCCGGAACGCAAGCGTGCAAATCCTTGCGGGAAGAAGGGTACGAAGTTGTGCTGGTCAATTCCAACCCGGCGACCATCATGACTGACCCGGAGGTGGCCGACCGCACCTACGTGGAGCCGATTACCTGGCAATACGTCCAGAAGGTGATCGAAAAAGAAAAACCCGATGCGCTCTTGCCCACACTTGGTGGCCAGACCGGCTTGAACACGGCGATGGATCTCGCACGCCGTGGGATTCTGCAGCAACTCGGCGTGGAACTGATCGGTGCCAAAGAGGAAGTCATCGCCAAGGCCGAAGAACGCGAGTCGTTCAAGGAAGCGATGGTCAAAATCGGTTTGGATGTACCACGCAGCCAGATCGTGCGGAACCTCGATGAAGCCCGGCAGGCACTTCGTGAGATCGGTCTGCCGATGATCATCCGTGCGAGCTACACGCTCGGTGGCGCGGGCGGCGGTGTTGCTTACAACAAAGAGGAATTTGAGTCGAAAGTTCGGCAGGGGCTGAAACTTTCGCCAGCCGGCGAAGTGCTGTTAGAGGAATCCATTCTCGGCTGGAAAGAGTACGAGATGGAAGTGATGCGTGACGTGGCCGACAACGTCGTCATCATTTGTGCCATCGAAAACCTCGATCCGATGGGCGTGCACACGGGGGATTCCATCACGGTCGCCCCGGCTCAAACGCTGACTGACAAAGAATACCAACGCATGCGGGACGCGACGATCGCCTGCATGCGGGAGATCGGTGTGGAAACTGGCGGGTCGAACGTGCAGTTCGCCGTCAATCCGAAAACCGGGCGGATGACGATCATCGAAATGAATCCGCGAGTGAGCCGTTCGTCGGCACTCGCCTCGAAAGCCACCGGTTTCCCAATTGCCAAAATCGCTGCGAAGTTGGCGGTCGGCTATCGTTTGGACGAAATCCGCAACGACATCACTCGCGAAACGCTCGCCTGTTTCGAGCCGACGATTGATTATGTCGTCACGAAAATTCCTCGTTGGACTTTCGAAAAATTCCCCGAAGCCGACCCCACGCTGACGATCTCGATGAAAAGCGTTGGCGAAACCATGGCGATCGGACGGACGTTCAAGGAATCGTTCCAGAAGGCGTTGCGAGGGTTGGAGATCGGTGCGTTCGGCCTCAGCGGGGGCAAACCCGACTTGTGGGGCGGCGAAAATCAGCCGGCCGAAGACGAAATCCGCCGGAAACTTTCCGTGCCGCAATCCGATCGCATCTTCTTCCTCCGCTTTGCATTTAAAGCCGGAATGACCGTCGAGACCATTCAGGAACTTACCGGAATTGACCCGTGGTTCTTGCATCACATCCGTGAATTGGTCGAATTGGAAGATGAACTTCGTCAGTTCGAGCGGTTGGAAGACATCGACGCGGATCTGATTCGTCGAGCCAAACGCGCCGGGTACTCAGACAAACAACTCGCGCTCTGGTGGAATTCCACCGAAATGGATGTCCGTCGTCGCCGGAAGAAGCTGGGGATCGCGGCGACGTTCAAACTGGTCGATACTTGTGCGGCCGAATTTGAAGCCTACACACCGTATTACTATTCCACCTACGAGGACGAGGACGAAACACCCGGCACCGAACGCGGACCGAAGGGGGAGCCGATTCCGGAACATGCGAACCATTCCTCGCCGCACACACGGGTGATGATCCTCGGTGGCGGACCGAACCGGATCGGGCAGGGGATCGAGTTCGATTACTGCTGCTGTCAGGCGGCGTTCGCGTTGAAGGAACTCGGCATCGAAAGTGTGATGGTCAACTCGAACCCAGAAACGGTTTCGACCGACTACGACACCAGCGACATGCTGTTCTTCGAACCGCTCACGACTGAAGACGTCCTTAATATCTACGACCGTCTCGAACCGGATGGTGTAATCGTCCAGTTTGGTGGGCAGACACCGCTGAACTTGGCTCGGGGGTTGGAAGCCGCGGGGGTGCCGATCATCGGGACAAGTCCAGACATGATCGACGCCGCCGAAGACCGCGACCGTTTCCAAGCGATCCTGCAGAAACTGGATTTGCGTCAACCGCCGAACGGCACCGCGACCAACGCCGATGCCGCCCGTGCCATTGCGGATCGAATCGGGTATCCGGTCTTGGTGCGGCCGAGTTACGTGCTCGGCGGACGAGCCATGGAGATTTGCTACGATCAAAGCCAACTCGTGCGATACATGCGAGAAGCCGTCGATGCTTCGCCGGAGAAACCGGTGCTGATCGACAAGTTCTTGGAAGACGCGATTGAAGTCGATGTCGATTGTATTGCCGACGGTGAAATCGCGTTGGTTGGCGGCGTGATGGAGCACATCGAGGAAGCCGGTGTCCACTCAGGAGATTCCGCGTGTGCATTGCCGCCTCACTCACTGCCCGACGAAGTCATCGACGAAATTAAGCAAGCGACTTACGCCCTGGCCAAAGAACTCGATGTGCGTGGACTGATGAATTTGCAGTTCGCGGTCAAAATCGACATTGGGGAAGAAGACGAACCACCTGCCGATGCCAGCGGAATTTGGTCCGCGGGCACGAACTACACGGTTTACATCTTGGAAGTCAACCCGCGTGCCAGCCGGACGGCTCCGTTTGTTTCCAAGGCGACCAACCGTTCGCTGGCTCGAATCGCCGCGAAAGTCATGGCGGGAATTTCACTGACGGATCAAGGCATCATCGAAGAAATCACCCCCGGGCACTGCTCGGTGAAAGAAAGCGTGTTCCCGTTCAATCGGTTCTCGGGTGTGGACATCATCCTGGGACCGGAGATGCGTTCGACCGGCGAAGTGATGGGCATTCACGATTCCTTCCCGCTCGCGTTTGCGAAAAGCCAAGTTGCTGCCGGGTCATCGTTGCCGATGGAAGGAACGGTATTCATCTCGATGGCTCACCGCTACAAGTCCCGAGTTGTCGACGCGGCCAAACGGTTGCACGCACTGGGTTACAACCTTATCGGCACATCGGGGACCGCTCAGACGATCCGCGAAGCCGGTGTGGAGATTGAGACGGTCCGCAAGGTGCAAGAAGGGCGACCGAACATTCTCGACAAGATGGCTAACGGCGAAGTGCAGTTCATCTTTAACACGCCCAGCGGCAAAGGTGCTCGCACCGATGAAGGACAAATTCGCTCCGCCGCCGTCGCCTATGGCGTTCCGTGTGTCACCACGCTCCCCGGTTGTTTGGCTGTCGTCCAAGCCCTGGAAGCACTCGCTGCGAATCCGATCCCACAGGTGAAATCCCTACAAGAGTGGGCCGGCAACACCGATTAA